The following coding sequences lie in one Lysobacter capsici genomic window:
- a CDS encoding LysR family transcriptional regulator, protein MAVNDQLLGIVAFVQSAEAGSFAIAAERLGVTRSAIGKRIARLEQQLGARLFHRSTRRQSLTDDGQAYYERCVKALAELDAAQAALDSGRREPSGRLRVSAPVLFGRHCVAPVMLELARRHPKLDIDLSFSDRVVDLVEDGYDLAIRIGRLPDSATLAARRLTDESLGICASPAYLAQRGLPREVDDFAGHDAVLYGRNGHSVPWRLRDANGEVREPAVRARLRFDDLQAIADAAIADAGLAQLPCWLLSQYVRTGELQMVMHADRVVGGRINAVWPHTHYLPLRTRVAIDLLVERIPVLVGLEAQGWREAA, encoded by the coding sequence ATGGCCGTCAACGACCAACTGCTCGGCATCGTCGCCTTCGTTCAATCGGCCGAGGCCGGCAGTTTCGCGATCGCCGCCGAGCGCCTGGGCGTGACCCGCTCGGCGATCGGCAAGCGCATCGCCCGGCTCGAACAACAGCTCGGCGCGCGCCTGTTCCACCGCAGCACCCGCCGCCAGAGCCTGACCGACGACGGCCAGGCCTACTACGAACGCTGCGTCAAAGCGCTGGCCGAACTCGACGCCGCCCAGGCCGCGCTCGACAGCGGCCGGCGCGAACCCAGCGGCCGGTTGCGGGTCAGCGCGCCGGTGCTGTTCGGCCGCCATTGCGTGGCGCCGGTGATGCTGGAACTCGCGCGCCGGCACCCGAAACTCGACATCGACCTGTCCTTCAGCGACCGCGTGGTCGATCTGGTCGAAGACGGCTACGACCTGGCGATCCGCATCGGCCGCCTGCCCGACAGCGCGACCCTCGCGGCGCGCCGGCTGACCGACGAAAGCCTCGGCATCTGCGCGTCGCCCGCGTACCTGGCGCAGCGCGGACTGCCGCGCGAGGTCGACGACTTCGCCGGCCACGACGCGGTGCTGTACGGCCGCAACGGCCACAGCGTGCCGTGGCGCCTGCGCGACGCGAACGGCGAGGTGCGCGAACCGGCGGTGCGCGCGCGGCTGCGCTTCGACGACCTGCAGGCGATCGCCGACGCCGCGATCGCCGACGCCGGCCTGGCCCAGCTGCCGTGCTGGCTGTTGAGCCAATACGTGCGCACCGGCGAATTGCAGATGGTGATGCACGCCGACCGCGTGGTCGGCGGCCGCATCAACGCCGTGTGGCCGCACACCCATTACCTGCCGCTGCGCACGCGCGTGGCGATCGATCTGCTGGTGGAGCGGATTCCGGTGCTGGTGGGGTTGGAGGCGCAGGGGTGGCGCGAGGCGGCCTAG
- a CDS encoding AAA family ATPase — protein MLSTLAIANYRSLRELVVPMGRLNVVTGANGSGKSNLYRALRLLAQTAQGGVVTALAREGGLESTLWAGPETISARMKRGEVPIQGGPRNAPVSLRLGFAGDEYGYAIDLGLPTPSLSMFAHDPEIKREAIWSGPFLRSSNLLVDRRGPMARVREGRGWRVAAEHLSAFDSVFAQIADPRAAPEVLSLRETIRGWRFYDHFRSDAQAPARQPQLGTRTPVLSHDGRDLAAAWQTIVEIGDPRALAEAVDDAFPGARVEVDGEGGRFSLRFFQHGLLRPLSAAELSDGTLRYLLWIAALHTPRPPPLMVLNEPETSLHPDLLPALARLIAHASRRTQVWVVSHASRLISALEAEDDCNSLHLEKQFSQTGIAGQGMLDAPAWYWPER, from the coding sequence ATGCTCAGCACCCTGGCCATCGCCAATTACCGTTCCCTGCGCGAACTGGTCGTGCCGATGGGCCGGCTCAACGTGGTCACCGGCGCCAACGGCAGCGGCAAGTCGAATCTGTACCGCGCGCTGCGCCTGCTCGCCCAGACCGCGCAGGGCGGAGTGGTGACGGCGCTGGCGCGCGAGGGCGGCTTGGAGTCGACGTTATGGGCCGGGCCGGAGACGATCTCGGCGCGGATGAAGCGCGGTGAGGTGCCGATCCAGGGCGGGCCGCGCAACGCGCCGGTGTCGCTGCGGCTGGGCTTCGCCGGCGACGAATACGGCTATGCGATCGACCTGGGCCTGCCGACGCCGAGCCTTTCGATGTTCGCCCACGATCCGGAAATCAAGCGCGAGGCGATCTGGAGCGGGCCGTTCCTGCGCTCGTCCAATCTGCTGGTCGACCGGCGCGGGCCGATGGCGCGGGTGCGCGAGGGGCGCGGCTGGCGGGTCGCGGCCGAACACCTGAGCGCGTTCGACAGCGTGTTCGCCCAGATCGCCGACCCGCGCGCCGCGCCGGAGGTGCTGAGCCTGCGCGAAACCATCCGCGGCTGGCGTTTCTACGATCACTTCCGCAGCGACGCGCAAGCGCCGGCGCGGCAGCCGCAACTGGGCACGCGCACGCCGGTGTTGAGCCACGATGGCCGCGATCTGGCCGCGGCCTGGCAGACCATCGTCGAGATCGGCGATCCGCGCGCGCTGGCCGAGGCGGTCGACGATGCGTTTCCCGGCGCGCGGGTCGAGGTCGACGGCGAGGGCGGACGTTTCTCGCTGCGCTTCTTCCAGCACGGCCTGCTGCGGCCGTTGTCGGCGGCGGAACTGTCCGACGGCACCTTGCGCTATCTGCTGTGGATCGCCGCCCTGCACACCCCGCGACCGCCGCCGCTGATGGTGCTCAACGAGCCCGAAACCAGCCTGCACCCGGACCTGCTGCCGGCGCTGGCGCGGCTGATCGCGCACGCCTCGCGCCGCACCCAGGTGTGGGTGGTCTCGCATGCCTCGCGCCTGATCAGCGCGTTGGAGGCCGAAGACGATTGCAACAGCCTGCATCTGGAAAAACAGTTCAGCCAGACCGGCATCGCCGGGCAGGGGATGCTGGATGCGCCGGCTTGGTATTGGCCGGAGCGGTGA
- a CDS encoding CsgG/HfaB family protein yields the protein MKTANRGIQAAACVIGLAAALSAAPGWAQRKSAQDQRAEKMTQIPTCSKNLGAISVIEPEDTVNWWSGQQLPAPSKLIKVFVQKSRCFTLVDRGVGMDSAMRERDLAADGQLRNKSNIGKGQIRAADYVLVPDLISKNSNAGGNAIGGLLGGLIGGKAGAVAGNLNFNKKTADVVLTVTDVRSSEQVAMAEGSAKKTDIGFGGSGALFGGSGLGGAGVSGYANTEVGQVITLAYLQAYTNLVAELGGLSNNPSASNSQQAVTVVKAARLFANSNGAGKVVRPLDPGMMLYPTGNKQGAMWEVEDELGNKGWVSSLALELSK from the coding sequence ATGAAGACCGCAAACAGGGGAATCCAGGCCGCCGCCTGCGTGATCGGCCTGGCCGCCGCGCTGAGCGCCGCACCGGGCTGGGCCCAGCGCAAGAGCGCGCAGGACCAGCGCGCCGAGAAGATGACCCAGATCCCGACCTGCTCCAAGAACCTCGGCGCGATTTCGGTGATCGAGCCCGAAGACACGGTGAACTGGTGGAGCGGCCAGCAGCTGCCCGCGCCGAGCAAGCTGATCAAGGTGTTCGTGCAGAAATCGCGCTGCTTCACCCTGGTCGACCGCGGCGTCGGCATGGACTCGGCGATGCGCGAACGCGATCTGGCCGCAGACGGCCAGCTGCGCAACAAATCCAACATCGGCAAGGGCCAGATCCGCGCCGCCGACTACGTGCTGGTGCCGGACCTGATCTCCAAGAACAGCAACGCCGGCGGCAACGCGATCGGCGGCCTGCTCGGCGGTCTGATCGGCGGCAAGGCCGGCGCGGTCGCCGGCAACCTCAACTTCAACAAGAAGACCGCCGACGTGGTGCTGACGGTGACCGACGTGCGCTCCTCCGAGCAGGTCGCGATGGCCGAAGGCAGCGCCAAGAAGACCGACATCGGTTTCGGCGGCAGCGGCGCCTTGTTCGGCGGCAGCGGCCTGGGCGGCGCCGGCGTGTCGGGCTACGCCAACACCGAAGTCGGCCAGGTCATCACCCTGGCGTACCTGCAGGCCTACACCAACCTGGTCGCCGAACTGGGCGGGCTGTCGAACAACCCGTCGGCCTCGAATTCGCAGCAGGCGGTCACCGTGGTCAAGGCCGCGCGCCTGTTCGCCAATTCCAACGGCGCCGGCAAGGTGGTGCGTCCGCTCGACCCGGGCATGATGCTCTACCCCACCGGCAACAAGCAGGGCGCGATGTGGGAAGTCGAGGACGAACTGGGCAACAAGGGCTGGGTGTCTTCGCTGGCGCTGGAGCTGTCGAAGTAA
- a CDS encoding DUF885 family protein, whose product MVVGRASIGGAGAGSKSGALEIFALRREAEQALGDRFDIRQFHQQVLGDGIVPLQYLRERVQGWIARSRAAK is encoded by the coding sequence ATGGTGGTCGGACGGGCATCCATCGGCGGCGCCGGGGCAGGTTCGAAGTCGGGCGCGCTGGAAATCTTCGCGCTGCGTCGCGAGGCCGAACAGGCGCTCGGCGATCGTTTCGACATCCGCCAGTTCCACCAGCAGGTGCTCGGCGACGGCATCGTGCCCTTGCAGTACCTGCGCGAGCGGGTGCAGGGCTGGATCGCGCGCAGCCGCGCGGCGAAGTAA
- a CDS encoding DUF885 family protein translates to MRRTRQRIGLLALTVALSLPTLAALPPPPAAAKADAPRQAAGKDDASAQVDAIADDYLAAVLDFDPGPAYQTGLPLKRHDYLPHNAAADLRAFERREDGLWQRFSAIDRAAVGDDGAQLLYAQLREMLQASRGMRVCKAEGWNVNHMGGWQNNLADLADRQPVATAEERKQALTRWRGFPGYVDNEIVNLRAGLKAGYSAPKTLGARGRNRRRRTLAAGRRRETGAAQRGCRAGKGSALVADQTPAAAARAAALAAQTASPVGPDAVAARACCAAPGRARQEAPAASDRRRSAAGERKRRCSIRGSDRGIEAAAPTFASARELAFSQPRHARRARTSAKIARCRPARVDGEERNSAGWVQRNEIARSPPGHLPRQCARRRCRAAAESPGRTWPGSTADRLAARVRRVLVAHGQREDARSRSARAPASVARSARREAGEPCVVPGPGQFTARARGIYCAAPSRRPHGERTGAEGGVSPGAWRTPPGRRGTGVLALRAARVARQPARGQLALRDAARHRQAGHLPRQPRPSRRRSPRAPRSPGA, encoded by the coding sequence ATGCGACGCACCAGACAACGAATCGGACTGTTGGCCTTGACGGTGGCGCTGTCGCTGCCGACGCTGGCGGCGCTGCCGCCGCCCCCGGCCGCGGCCAAGGCCGATGCGCCCAGGCAGGCCGCCGGCAAGGACGACGCATCCGCCCAGGTCGACGCGATCGCCGACGATTACCTGGCCGCGGTGCTCGATTTCGATCCCGGTCCGGCCTACCAGACCGGCTTGCCGTTGAAGCGGCACGACTACCTGCCGCACAACGCCGCCGCCGATCTGCGCGCGTTCGAACGGCGCGAGGATGGGTTGTGGCAGCGCTTCTCGGCGATCGACCGTGCCGCGGTCGGCGACGACGGCGCGCAGCTGCTGTACGCGCAACTGCGCGAGATGCTGCAGGCCAGCCGCGGCATGCGCGTGTGCAAGGCAGAAGGCTGGAACGTCAACCACATGGGCGGCTGGCAGAACAATCTGGCCGATCTCGCCGATCGCCAGCCGGTGGCGACGGCCGAAGAACGCAAGCAGGCGCTGACCCGCTGGCGCGGTTTTCCGGGCTATGTCGACAACGAGATCGTGAATTTGCGCGCGGGCCTCAAGGCCGGTTATTCGGCACCCAAGACGCTGGGCGCGCGTGGCCGCAATCGACGCCGTCGCACGCTCGCCGCCGGTCGCCGTCGTGAGACCGGCGCAGCACAGCGAGGATGCCGCGCGGGCAAGGGTTCCGCGCTCGTCGCTGATCAGACGCCGGCCGCCGCCGCCCGCGCCGCCGCGCTAGCAGCCCAGACAGCATCGCCTGTCGGCCCCGACGCTGTCGCCGCTCGCGCGTGCTGCGCCGCCCCCGGCCGCGCGCGCCAAGAGGCGCCGGCGGCAAGCGACCGTCGCAGATCCGCCGCCGGTGAGCGAAAACGGCGGTGCTCGATTCGCGGCAGCGACCGCGGCATCGAAGCCGCGGCGCCGACGTTCGCCTCGGCGCGAGAACTGGCGTTCTCGCAGCCGCGGCATGCTCGACGCGCGCGAACGAGCGCGAAGATCGCGCGATGCCGGCCAGCCCGCGTCGACGGTGAAGAACGCAACAGCGCGGGCTGGGTGCAGCGCAACGAGATCGCCCGATCGCCGCCGGGGCATCTACCGCGCCAATGCGCCCGGCGACGATGCCGCGCGGCGGCCGAGTCACCGGGCAGAACCTGGCCCGGCTCAACCGCAGATCGCCTCGCGGCGCGCGTGCGCCGAGTTCTCGTCGCGCACGGCCAGCGCGAGGATGCGCGTTCGCGAAGCGCTCGCGCGCCGGCTTCCGTTGCGCGATCGGCGCGCCGCGAGGCCGGCGAGCCTTGCGTGGTGCCTGGACCCGGGCAGTTCACCGCGCGCGCGCGAGGTATCTACTGCGCCGCACCGTCGCGACGCCCGCACGGTGAGCGAACTGGGGCAGAAGGCGGCGTCAGCCCGGGCGCCTGGCGAACCCCGCCCGGCCGACGAGGAACTGGCGTTCTCGCGCTTCGTGCAGCGCGAGTCGCGCGGCAGCCGGCGCGGGGTCAGCTCGCATTACGAGATGCAGCCCGACATCGCCAAGCCGGGCATCTACCGCGCCAACCTCGACCGTCCCGGCGACGATCGCCGCGGGCGCCGCGATCACCTGGTGCATGA
- a CDS encoding VOC family protein yields MPPTDRNLRLDYIEFTVSDIAASKAFYAEAFGWTFTDYGPNYCEFSDGRMKGGFTTQGRPQPGGALVIIYADDLDKARRNVEDAGAPIVANHEFPGGRRFHFTDPDGYELAVWTQQ; encoded by the coding sequence ATGCCCCCCACCGACCGCAACCTGCGCCTGGACTACATCGAATTCACCGTGTCCGACATCGCCGCCTCCAAGGCGTTCTACGCCGAAGCCTTCGGCTGGACCTTCACCGACTACGGCCCGAACTATTGCGAGTTCAGCGACGGCCGCATGAAGGGCGGCTTCACCACCCAGGGCCGGCCGCAGCCCGGCGGCGCCTTGGTGATCATCTACGCCGACGATCTGGACAAGGCGCGACGCAACGTGGAAGACGCCGGTGCCCCGATCGTGGCCAACCACGAATTTCCCGGCGGACGGCGTTTCCACTTCACCGATCCGGACGGCTACGAACTGGCGGTGTGGACCCAACAATAA
- a CDS encoding DUF6053 domain-containing protein, translating to MGSKSIGAEAPPTKNLGAAH from the coding sequence ATCGGATCGAAAAGCATCGGGGCTGAAGCCCCTCCCACAAAAAACCTCGGGGCAGCGCACTGA
- the hutU gene encoding urocanate hydratase translates to MSAATRNDPSRVIRAPRGSEKTCKSWLSEAAFRMIQNNLDPDVAENPAELVVYGGIGRAARDWPSFDAILKSLRELEDNETLLIQSGKPVGVFPTHADAPRVLLANSNLVPHWATWEHFNELDKKGLMMYGQMTAGSWIYIGSQGIVQGTYETFVEMGRQHYGGDLTGKWILTAGLGGMGGAQPLAASLAGACSLNIECKQSSIDMRLRTRYVDEQASDLDDALARIAKYTAAGEAKSIALLGNAADVLPELVRRGVRPDAVTDQTSAHDPVHGYLPIGWTVERWLAEQKSDPQGVRDAAKKSMRVHVEAMLAFQRQGIPTFDYGNNIRQMAQDEGCENAFDFPGFVPAYVRPLFCRGVGPFRWVALSGDPEDIYKTDAKVKEIIADDAHLHRWLDMARERISFQGLPARICWVGLGLRHKLGLAFNEMVRNGELKAPIVIGRDHLDSGSVASPNRETEAMKDGSDAVSDWPLLNAMLNVAGGATWVSLHHGGGVGMGYSQHSGVVIVCDGSEEADKRIARVLWNDPGTGVMRHADAGYEIAQQCAKEQGLKLPML, encoded by the coding sequence ATGTCCGCAGCCACTCGCAACGATCCCTCCCGCGTCATCCGCGCTCCGCGCGGCAGCGAGAAAACCTGCAAGTCGTGGCTAAGCGAGGCCGCGTTCCGGATGATCCAGAACAACCTCGACCCGGACGTGGCCGAGAATCCGGCCGAACTGGTGGTGTACGGCGGCATCGGCCGCGCGGCGCGCGACTGGCCTTCGTTCGATGCGATCTTGAAATCTCTGCGCGAACTGGAGGACAACGAGACCTTGCTGATCCAGTCGGGCAAGCCGGTCGGTGTATTTCCGACCCATGCCGATGCGCCGCGCGTGTTGCTGGCGAATTCCAACCTGGTGCCGCACTGGGCGACCTGGGAGCACTTCAACGAGCTCGATAAGAAGGGCCTGATGATGTACGGCCAGATGACCGCCGGCAGCTGGATCTACATCGGCTCGCAGGGCATCGTCCAGGGTACCTACGAGACCTTCGTCGAGATGGGTCGCCAGCATTACGGCGGCGATCTGACCGGCAAGTGGATCCTGACCGCCGGCCTGGGCGGCATGGGCGGCGCGCAGCCGCTGGCCGCGTCGCTGGCCGGCGCGTGTTCGCTCAACATCGAATGCAAACAGAGCAGCATCGACATGCGCCTGCGCACGCGTTACGTCGACGAGCAGGCGAGCGATCTCGACGACGCGCTGGCGCGCATCGCCAAGTACACCGCCGCGGGCGAGGCCAAGTCGATCGCGCTGCTCGGCAATGCCGCCGACGTGCTGCCGGAACTGGTGCGCCGCGGCGTGCGTCCCGATGCGGTCACCGACCAGACCAGCGCGCACGATCCGGTGCATGGCTATCTGCCGATCGGCTGGACGGTCGAGCGTTGGCTGGCCGAGCAGAAGAGCGATCCGCAGGGCGTGCGCGATGCGGCCAAGAAGTCGATGCGGGTGCATGTCGAGGCGATGCTCGCGTTCCAGAGGCAGGGAATTCCGACCTTCGACTACGGCAACAACATCCGCCAGATGGCGCAGGACGAGGGCTGCGAGAACGCCTTCGATTTCCCCGGTTTCGTGCCGGCCTACGTGCGCCCGCTGTTCTGCCGCGGGGTCGGTCCGTTCCGCTGGGTCGCGCTCAGCGGCGATCCGGAAGACATCTACAAGACCGACGCCAAGGTCAAGGAAATCATCGCCGACGACGCGCACCTGCACCGCTGGCTGGACATGGCGCGCGAGCGCATCAGCTTCCAGGGCCTGCCGGCGCGCATCTGCTGGGTCGGCCTGGGACTGCGCCACAAGCTCGGCCTGGCGTTCAACGAGATGGTGCGCAACGGCGAGTTGAAGGCGCCGATCGTGATCGGTCGCGATCATCTCGACAGCGGCTCGGTGGCCTCGCCCAATCGCGAGACCGAAGCGATGAAGGACGGCAGCGACGCGGTCAGCGACTGGCCCTTGCTCAACGCGATGCTCAACGTCGCCGGCGGCGCGACCTGGGTGTCGTTGCATCACGGCGGCGGCGTCGGCATGGGTTACTCGCAGCATTCCGGCGTGGTCATCGTCTGCGACGGCAGCGAAGAGGCCGACAAGCGCATCGCGCGGGTGCTGTGGAATGACCCCGGCACCGGCGTGATGCGGCATGCCGATGCGGGCTACGAGATCGCGCAGCAGTGCGCGAAGGAACAGGGCTTGAAGTTGCCGATGCTGTAA
- a CDS encoding TetR/AcrR family transcriptional regulator translates to MSAPATADRILRAARALFERGGAQAVSMRGIAQAVGLTPMAIYRHFPNREALLQRISDDSFEQIAHHWSARNEGGDVIARLLAIQRIYLDYALAHPHLFDHAFSMPRERARRFPEDFRARRSPTLNVVADVVIEAQQAGRLKPGDAWDIAMTLWAHTHGLIALYRAGRFSYDEREFRRFYEASLARLLQGIEA, encoded by the coding sequence ATGAGCGCGCCCGCCACCGCCGATCGCATCCTGCGCGCCGCGCGCGCCTTGTTCGAGCGCGGCGGCGCGCAGGCGGTGAGCATGCGCGGCATCGCCCAGGCCGTCGGGCTGACGCCGATGGCGATCTACCGCCACTTCCCCAACCGCGAAGCGCTGCTGCAGCGCATCAGCGACGACAGCTTCGAGCAGATCGCCCATCACTGGAGCGCGCGCAACGAAGGCGGCGACGTGATCGCACGGCTGCTGGCGATCCAGCGCATCTACCTCGACTACGCATTGGCGCACCCGCATCTGTTCGATCACGCCTTCTCGATGCCGCGCGAACGGGCGCGGCGCTTCCCCGAGGATTTCCGCGCGCGCCGCTCGCCGACCTTGAACGTGGTCGCCGATGTAGTGATCGAAGCGCAACAGGCCGGACGCCTGAAGCCGGGCGATGCCTGGGACATCGCGATGACGTTATGGGCGCACACCCACGGTCTGATCGCGCTGTACCGCGCCGGCCGTTTCAGTTACGACGAACGCGAGTTCCGCCGTTTCTACGAAGCCTCGCTCGCGCGCTTGCTGCAGGGCATCGAGGCCTAG
- a CDS encoding YybH family protein, translating to MRRIVRTVCLLGSLSVSVAAAQTAPAPSAPASPQLSADECAVWARELGFARSIAEHDRKAFAEHVHEQAAFGAGSVQPTRGRDRIVEEWAGLIEGKRLRLRWYPTRVTIAGAPDIAWSTGPALYQKLDPGAQPRYLIGAYQSVWQRGADGVWRVLFDDGIAPRPATEAEAMAFHSGRRETCPQR from the coding sequence ATGCGCCGTATCGTTCGCACCGTTTGCCTGCTGGGCTCGCTGAGCGTGTCGGTCGCGGCCGCGCAGACGGCGCCTGCGCCGTCCGCGCCAGCGTCGCCGCAACTGAGCGCGGACGAATGCGCGGTGTGGGCGCGCGAGCTGGGTTTCGCCCGTTCCATCGCCGAGCACGACCGCAAGGCCTTCGCCGAGCACGTGCATGAACAGGCCGCGTTCGGCGCCGGCAGCGTCCAGCCGACCCGGGGCCGCGACCGCATCGTCGAGGAATGGGCCGGGCTGATCGAAGGCAAGCGCCTGCGCCTGCGTTGGTATCCGACCCGGGTCACCATCGCCGGCGCGCCCGACATCGCCTGGTCGACCGGCCCGGCGCTGTACCAGAAGCTCGATCCCGGCGCGCAGCCGCGTTACCTGATCGGCGCCTACCAATCGGTCTGGCAGCGCGGCGCGGACGGGGTGTGGCGGGTGTTGTTCGACGACGGCATCGCGCCGCGGCCGGCGACCGAGGCCGAAGCGATGGCGTTCCACAGCGGCCGCCGCGAGACCTGTCCACAACGCTGA
- a CDS encoding ectonucleotide pyrophosphatase/phosphodiesterase → MRSILTAATAALLAFALAACTPPTRPEAPPADTPLLLISIDGFRASYFELGQTPNLERLAGDGVRAQWMTPSYPSLTFPNHYTLVTGLRPDHHGVIHNSMSDASIGKFKVADRDAVGDTRWWSGGEPIWIGAQKAGLRSATLFWPGSEAPIHGLRPNRWRPFDAKVDENARVDEVLGWLGEPASTRPHVATLYFDALDHEGHEHGPNSPEAREAMVRIDAAIGRLLDGLAARDQLERVNLIVVSDHGMAEVVPGHRIAVEDMVTPEQAVVTSVGQSIGIAPNPGFEAQVEHRLLGAHEQYDCWRKSELPARWHYGTHPRVPPIVCQMHEGWDAIEGEKLRGATQVQTRGSHGFDPALPSMRAIFLARGPAFKRGATIPAFDNVDVYPLLTRLIGIRPARNDGDIAPLLPALRDPDRP, encoded by the coding sequence ATGCGCTCGATTCTGACCGCGGCCACCGCCGCCCTGCTCGCCTTCGCCCTCGCCGCCTGCACCCCGCCGACCCGCCCCGAGGCGCCGCCGGCCGACACGCCCTTGCTGCTGATTTCGATCGACGGCTTTCGCGCGAGTTACTTCGAACTCGGCCAGACCCCGAACCTGGAACGACTGGCCGGCGACGGCGTGCGCGCGCAGTGGATGACGCCGTCGTACCCGTCGCTGACCTTTCCCAATCACTACACCCTGGTCACCGGCCTGCGTCCGGACCACCACGGCGTGATCCACAACAGCATGAGCGACGCGAGCATCGGCAAGTTCAAGGTCGCCGATCGCGATGCGGTCGGCGATACGCGCTGGTGGAGCGGCGGCGAACCGATCTGGATCGGCGCGCAGAAAGCCGGCCTGCGCAGCGCGACCTTGTTCTGGCCCGGCAGCGAAGCGCCGATCCACGGCCTGCGTCCGAACCGCTGGCGCCCGTTCGACGCCAAGGTCGACGAGAACGCGCGCGTCGACGAAGTGCTGGGCTGGCTCGGCGAACCGGCCTCGACCCGGCCGCACGTGGCGACCTTGTACTTCGACGCGCTCGATCACGAAGGCCACGAGCACGGTCCGAATTCCCCTGAGGCGCGCGAGGCGATGGTGCGCATCGACGCGGCGATCGGCCGCCTGCTCGACGGCCTGGCCGCGCGCGATCAGCTCGAACGCGTCAACCTGATCGTGGTGTCCGACCACGGCATGGCCGAAGTGGTGCCGGGCCATCGCATCGCGGTCGAGGACATGGTCACGCCCGAGCAGGCCGTGGTGACCTCGGTCGGCCAGTCGATCGGCATCGCCCCCAATCCCGGTTTCGAGGCGCAGGTCGAACACCGCCTGCTCGGCGCGCACGAACAATACGACTGCTGGCGCAAGAGCGAGCTGCCGGCGCGCTGGCATTACGGCACCCATCCGCGGGTGCCGCCGATCGTGTGTCAGATGCACGAGGGCTGGGACGCGATCGAAGGCGAAAAACTGCGCGGCGCGACCCAGGTCCAGACCCGCGGCTCGCACGGCTTCGATCCGGCCCTGCCGTCGATGCGCGCGATCTTTCTCGCCCGCGGCCCGGCGTTCAAGCGCGGCGCGACCATTCCCGCGTTCGACAACGTCGATGTGTATCCGCTGCTGACGCGTCTGATCGGTATTCGCCCGGCCAGGAACGACGGCGACATCGCGCCGCTGCTGCCGGCATTGCGCGATCCCGATCGGCCCTGA